In Falco naumanni isolate bFalNau1 chromosome 16, bFalNau1.pat, whole genome shotgun sequence, a single window of DNA contains:
- the TMPRSS4 gene encoding transmembrane protease serine 4, with translation MNMDLATEQLNGRGPSTRRKTSVVLESFKRIGILVLAVVLSLACLVAVGFLVKIYLDYHYFFCKSPLKLVPLQQVCDGQVDCLEGEDEANCPQWVPEGPPAEARVSKDRSILQVLNRNTGAWSCACHDHFSLVLAKAACEQMGYRSTPTFGAVQAGAGQPLPAREVVLSNGSLQVPEPGRKCLSGSVVSLFCSNCGESVRTPRVLGGSPAAIEAWPWQVSLQYRKEHICGGSIIDPSWVLTAAHCFKNNPVIQSWRVKAGSDLLSGAATLAVEKVFLAEVTPTSPKDGDIALVKLQYPLRVSESSKPICLPYFDEELAPGTPLWVIGWGYTQEHGKLSETLQQAEVGLIDKESCNRAAYHGEVTEKMLCAGLPQGGVDTCQGDSGGPLLYSGKHWQVVGIVSWGQGCGTPSIPGVYTSVRAYLNWIYGVRRVSAIAAAACRAVLSCRFPGDGGEGLGPPRWLCTEGNHAGGMQRGCRAAGSQPPSVRELSQLVRTNCSRAQGRKCLHLPFGCPFKFLAISSLPFSPSSRSSETCRDRSFVPPQASLPIPTRLAVSALAAAGKWISRHRR, from the exons ATGAATATG GATTTAGCCACTGAGCAGCTGAACGGCAGAG GTCCCAGCACAAGACGCAAAACCTCCGTGGTGCTGGAGTCCTTCAAGCGGATCGGCATCCTCGTCCTGGCAGTGGTGCTCAGCCTCGCCTGCCTGGTTGCAGTTGGCTTCCTGG TCAAGATTTACCTGGACTACCACTACTTCTTCTGCAAGTCGCCTCTGAAGCTGGTGCCACTGCAGCAGGTGTGTGATGGGCAGGTGGACTGTCTGGAGGGCGAGGATGAGGCCAACTGTCCCCAGTGGGTTCCTGAGGGACCACCAGCTGAGG CCCGTGTCTCCAAAGACAGATCCATCCTGCAGGTGCTTAACAGAAACACAGGAGCCTGGTCCTGTGCCTGTCACGACCACTTCAGCCTGGTACTGGCAAAAGCAGCCTGTGAGCAAATGGGCTACAGGAG CACCCCGACGTTTGGGGCggtgcaggcaggtgcagggCAACCCCTGCCTGCCCGAGAGGTCGTGCTGAGCAATGGCAGCCTGCAGGTGCCCGAGCCGGGCAG GAAATGCCTCTCTGGATCGGTTGTTTCGCTCTTTTGTTCCA ACTGCGGGGAGAGCGTAAGGACGCCACGCGTGCTGGGTGGGAGCCCGGCAGCCATCGAGGCTTGGCCGTGGCAGGTCAGCTTGCAGTACAGAAAGGAGCACATCTGCGGGGGCAGCATCATCGACCCCAGCTGGGTCCTGACGGCAGCGCACTGCTTCAA GAACAACCCCGTCATCCAGAGCTGGCGCGTGAAGGCTGGCTCTGATCTCCTCTCTGGTGCTGCCACCCTTGCTGTGGAGAAAGTCTTCCTAGCTGAGGTGACACCCACATCTCCCAAGGACGGTGACATTGCCCTCGTGAAGCTGCAGTATCCCCTGCGTGTCTCAG AGAGCAGCAAGCCCATCTGTCTGCCCTATTTCGATGAGGAGCTGGCGCCAGGCACCCCCCTGTGGGTGATAGGCTGGGGCTACACGCAGGAGCACG GCAAGCTGTCGGAgaccctgcagcaggcagaggtgggACTCATCGACAAGGAGAGCTGCAACCGGGCTGCCTACCACGGGGAGGTCACCGAGAAGATGCTGTGTGCCGGCCTGCCCCAAGGCGGGGTGGACACCTGCCAG GGGGACAGCGGCGGGCCCCTGCTGTACTCAGGCAAGCACTGGCAGGTGGTGGGCATCGTCAGCTGGGGCCAGGGCTGTGGGACCCCCAGCATACCCGGCGTCTACACCAGCGTCCGCGCCTACCTCAACTGGATCTACGGTGTCCGGAGGGTCAGTGCCATCgctgcagcagcatgcagggcTGTGCTATCCTGCAGGTTTCCTGGGGACGGTGGGGAAGGGTTAGGGCCCCCTCGGTGGCTTTGCACAGAGGGGAACCACGCCGGTGGCATGCAGcgtggctgcagggctgcgggcagccAGCCCCCTTCTGTGCGGGAGCTGAGCCAGCTCGTGCGAACAAACTGTTCCCGAGCACAAGGAAGAAAGTGCTTGCATCTTCCTTTTGGCTGCCCTTTCAAATTTCTTgcaatttcttctcttccattCTCTCCTTCCAGTCGGAGCTCTGAGACCTGCCGGGACAGGTCCTTCGTGCCTCCCCAagcctccctccccatccctaCGCGCCTGGCTGTCTcggctctggcagcagctgggaaatgGATCTCAAGGCACAGAAGGTGA
- the SCN4B gene encoding sodium channel subunit beta-4 isoform X1, whose translation MAPRSAAARRRTALAALLGLHVVAIAFALEVSVGKTNTVMALNNSDVLLPCTFTTCIGFQNLIFTWYFNSTEMIYHGQIKNKASEPFLVGRNPRVEFVGSTTKKENNISIVLKNVEFSDAGKYTCYVKNPKEKYAEHNATIFLTVVHKMVETDNTVTLIIVGVVGGLIGLLILFMLIKRVVLFIIKKTQDGKKECLVSSSGNDNTENGLAGSKAEQKAPPKA comes from the exons ATGGCCCCGCGCTcagccgccgcccgccgccgcacCGCGCTGGCAGCGCTCCTGG gTTTGCATGTCGTTGCCATCGCCTTTGCCTTGGAGGTGTCAGTGGGGAAGACCAACACTGTGATGGCTCTAAATAACTCCGAtgtcctgctgccctgcaccttCACCACCTGCATAGGCTTTCAGAACCTGATCTTCACGTGGTATTTCAACTCGACAGAGATG ATTTACCATGGCCAGATAAAGAACAAAGCCTCAGAGCCCTTCCTCGTGGGGCGCAACCCACGGGTTGAGTTTGTCGGCTCGACGACCAAGAAGGAGAACAACATCTCCATCGTCCTGAAGAACGTGGAGTTCAGTGATGCTGGGAAATACACCTGCTACGTCAAGAACCCCAAGGAGAAGTACGCGGAGCACAATGCCACCATCTTCCTCACGGTGGTCCACAAGA tggTGGAGACAGACAACACTGTGACACTCATCATCGTGGGCGTTGTGGGGGGGCTCATCGGCCTCCTCATCCTCTTCATGCTCATCAAGAGGGTTGTCCTGTTCATCATCAAGAAGACCCAGGATGGGAA GAAGGAGTGTCTCGTGAGTTCATCAGGGAATGACAACACCGAGAACGGCTTGGCTGGCTCCAAGGCAGAACAAAAAGCACCACCAAAGGCATGA
- the SCN4B gene encoding sodium channel subunit beta-4 isoform X2, producing the protein MALNNSDVLLPCTFTTCIGFQNLIFTWYFNSTEMIYHGQIKNKASEPFLVGRNPRVEFVGSTTKKENNISIVLKNVEFSDAGKYTCYVKNPKEKYAEHNATIFLTVVHKMVETDNTVTLIIVGVVGGLIGLLILFMLIKRVVLFIIKKTQDGKKECLVSSSGNDNTENGLAGSKAEQKAPPKA; encoded by the exons ATGGCTCTAAATAACTCCGAtgtcctgctgccctgcaccttCACCACCTGCATAGGCTTTCAGAACCTGATCTTCACGTGGTATTTCAACTCGACAGAGATG ATTTACCATGGCCAGATAAAGAACAAAGCCTCAGAGCCCTTCCTCGTGGGGCGCAACCCACGGGTTGAGTTTGTCGGCTCGACGACCAAGAAGGAGAACAACATCTCCATCGTCCTGAAGAACGTGGAGTTCAGTGATGCTGGGAAATACACCTGCTACGTCAAGAACCCCAAGGAGAAGTACGCGGAGCACAATGCCACCATCTTCCTCACGGTGGTCCACAAGA tggTGGAGACAGACAACACTGTGACACTCATCATCGTGGGCGTTGTGGGGGGGCTCATCGGCCTCCTCATCCTCTTCATGCTCATCAAGAGGGTTGTCCTGTTCATCATCAAGAAGACCCAGGATGGGAA GAAGGAGTGTCTCGTGAGTTCATCAGGGAATGACAACACCGAGAACGGCTTGGCTGGCTCCAAGGCAGAACAAAAAGCACCACCAAAGGCATGA
- the SCN2B gene encoding sodium channel subunit beta-2 isoform X2 — translation MSLEAWLPQPTLFLTGLSLLLSLAPTGLGMEVMAPATISALNGSSVKLSCTFNSCYKVENKQFSLNWTYQECRNCSEELFLQFRTKIMNKQLDRFGNRVEFTGNPAKYDVSFTLKNVQLEDEGTYNCYVLNPPDRHRGHASISLKVLTKEPPKHDSTVAVIVGASVGGFLAVVILVLMVVKCVRRKKQQRLNTDDQKTEEEGKTDGEGNPDEGTK, via the exons ATGAGCCTGGAAGCTTGGCTCCCGCAGCCCACCTTGTTCCTCACTGGCCTCAGCTTGCTCCTTTCGCTGG CGCCCACAGGGTTGGGCATGGAGGTCATGGCTCCCGCCACCATCAGTGCCTTGAATGGCTCCTCGGTGAAGCTCTCCTGCACCTTCAACTCCTGCTACAAGGTGGAAAACAAGCAGTTCTCCCTCAACTGGACATACCAGGAGTGCAGAAACTGCTCTGAGGAGCTG TTCCTCCAGTTCCGGACGAAGATCATGAACAAGCAGCTGGACCGCTTTGGGAACCGAGTGGAGTTCACCGGGAACCCTGCCAAGTACGATGTGTCCTTCACCCTCAAAAACGTGCAGCTGGAGGACGAGGGCACCTACAATTGCTATGTCCTGAACCCCCCGGACCGGCATCGGGGCCACGCCAGCATCAGCCTGAAGGTGCTCACCAAAG AGCCCCCGAAGCACGACTCAACAGTGGCTGTCATCGTGGGTGCCTCTGTAGGTGGCTTCTTGGCCGTTGTGATCCTGGTGCTGATGGTGGTGAAATGTGTGCGTcggaaaaagcagcagaggctgaacACGGACGACCAGaagacagaggaggaagggaagacagATGGAGAAGGCAACCCGGACGAGGGCACGAAGTAA
- the SCN2B gene encoding sodium channel subunit beta-2 isoform X1 yields the protein MSPANNPAVRKKQTTTTKTHTNTRSSPYTKVLQNEPGSLAPAAHLVPHWPQLAPFAGAWPLSCPACRRSGLASGAALTCIQLGHRAGPKSTSGRRFESKEQQPKGRAPTGLGMEVMAPATISALNGSSVKLSCTFNSCYKVENKQFSLNWTYQECRNCSEELFLQFRTKIMNKQLDRFGNRVEFTGNPAKYDVSFTLKNVQLEDEGTYNCYVLNPPDRHRGHASISLKVLTKEPPKHDSTVAVIVGASVGGFLAVVILVLMVVKCVRRKKQQRLNTDDQKTEEEGKTDGEGNPDEGTK from the exons ATGTCACCTGCAAATAACCCGGCCGTTCgaaaaaagcaaaccaccaccaccaaaacccacaccaaCACCAGGTCCTCTCCATACACAAAAGTCCTTCAAAATGAGCCTGGAAGCTTGGCTCCCGCAGCCCACCTTGTTCCTCACTGGCCTCAGCTTGCTCCTTTCGCTGG ggccTGGCCCCTTTCCTGCCCTGCTTGCAGACGGAGCGGATTAGCCAGCGGAGCAGCCTTGACATGCATCCAGCTTGGCCACAGGGCTGGACCCAAGAGCACCTCAGGAAGAAGGTTTgagagcaaagagcagcagccaaAGGGGAGAG CGCCCACAGGGTTGGGCATGGAGGTCATGGCTCCCGCCACCATCAGTGCCTTGAATGGCTCCTCGGTGAAGCTCTCCTGCACCTTCAACTCCTGCTACAAGGTGGAAAACAAGCAGTTCTCCCTCAACTGGACATACCAGGAGTGCAGAAACTGCTCTGAGGAGCTG TTCCTCCAGTTCCGGACGAAGATCATGAACAAGCAGCTGGACCGCTTTGGGAACCGAGTGGAGTTCACCGGGAACCCTGCCAAGTACGATGTGTCCTTCACCCTCAAAAACGTGCAGCTGGAGGACGAGGGCACCTACAATTGCTATGTCCTGAACCCCCCGGACCGGCATCGGGGCCACGCCAGCATCAGCCTGAAGGTGCTCACCAAAG AGCCCCCGAAGCACGACTCAACAGTGGCTGTCATCGTGGGTGCCTCTGTAGGTGGCTTCTTGGCCGTTGTGATCCTGGTGCTGATGGTGGTGAAATGTGTGCGTcggaaaaagcagcagaggctgaacACGGACGACCAGaagacagaggaggaagggaagacagATGGAGAAGGCAACCCGGACGAGGGCACGAAGTAA
- the SCN2B gene encoding sodium channel subunit beta-2 isoform X3: protein MEVMAPATISALNGSSVKLSCTFNSCYKVENKQFSLNWTYQECRNCSEELFLQFRTKIMNKQLDRFGNRVEFTGNPAKYDVSFTLKNVQLEDEGTYNCYVLNPPDRHRGHASISLKVLTKEPPKHDSTVAVIVGASVGGFLAVVILVLMVVKCVRRKKQQRLNTDDQKTEEEGKTDGEGNPDEGTK from the exons ATGGAGGTCATGGCTCCCGCCACCATCAGTGCCTTGAATGGCTCCTCGGTGAAGCTCTCCTGCACCTTCAACTCCTGCTACAAGGTGGAAAACAAGCAGTTCTCCCTCAACTGGACATACCAGGAGTGCAGAAACTGCTCTGAGGAGCTG TTCCTCCAGTTCCGGACGAAGATCATGAACAAGCAGCTGGACCGCTTTGGGAACCGAGTGGAGTTCACCGGGAACCCTGCCAAGTACGATGTGTCCTTCACCCTCAAAAACGTGCAGCTGGAGGACGAGGGCACCTACAATTGCTATGTCCTGAACCCCCCGGACCGGCATCGGGGCCACGCCAGCATCAGCCTGAAGGTGCTCACCAAAG AGCCCCCGAAGCACGACTCAACAGTGGCTGTCATCGTGGGTGCCTCTGTAGGTGGCTTCTTGGCCGTTGTGATCCTGGTGCTGATGGTGGTGAAATGTGTGCGTcggaaaaagcagcagaggctgaacACGGACGACCAGaagacagaggaggaagggaagacagATGGAGAAGGCAACCCGGACGAGGGCACGAAGTAA